The Patescibacteria group bacterium DNA window TGAGCCACTCGGACAGACGCTTTTTAGCGGCATTTTCTTTAGGCATAAACGGCAAGATATGAAGCGATGATCGCCGCGGTCTCCCCCCGAAGCGTAAGCGGACCAAGACTCGCGATCCGGCAACCGCTTTCCTTGGCCAAAGCAATTTCCTTTTGGCTGAAACCGCCTTCGGGCCCGATAAAAATACCGAGCGAGCCGTCGGCCATATCGTTTTTAAATAATTCACCGCTTCGATCAAACAGACAGTTTGCGGCATTTTCCCCCGTCAAAGCGAGCGCCTCCAAAAAACTCACGGTGTCCCCGAGAACGGGAATGACGCCCCGGCCCGATTGCTCGCCCGCTTCCTTGATTATTTTCTCCAAGCGATCGATCTTGAGACCGGTTTTAACCGTGCGCTCGGCAATGACCGGCACGATCTTTTTAACGCCGCATTCCGTGGCTTTTTGGACGACCAGCTCGAAATTTTCCCGCTTTAGAATGCTGCAATATAATGTTACCGCCCGCGTCGGTTCGGCGGTATTCTCGGTCCGAGTCAGGATCTTGAACGCCGCTTCGCCCGAACCGGCTGAAACCAGCTCGGCCAAA harbors:
- a CDS encoding RsmE family RNA methyltransferase — protein: MKVHRFFGNFNLAGDGVVSSDLELVNQIKNVLRLKPGEQVALCSGEGKEALAELVSAGSGEAAFKILTRTENTAEPTRAVTLYCSILKRENFELVVQKATECGVKKIVPVIAERTVKTGLKIDRLEKIIKEAGEQSGRGVIPVLGDTVSFLEALALTGENAANCLFDRSGELFKNDMADGSLGIFIGPEGGFSQKEIALAKESGCRIASLGPLTLRGETAAIIASYLAVYA